A genomic segment from Truepera sp. encodes:
- a CDS encoding SDR family NAD(P)-dependent oxidoreductase, with the protein MESAKVVLVTNVGMGYGRAVALAYGRAKYHVVCADRDVDLAAKTAAEVEELGGQAIPIQADMTTQMDVLASYHKVMEIFGALGGVVHLASHVSTTPFEDLAEAEFFELLAENVRSTYLAMKAAARLLSGGWVVVVAPPALDSVQMHTVQGALKQMVVGFSHRFAYPRVNLVIPSRSPSDPRHDQALVRTVRFLGSPEATGVSGQVVDVELPQPPRVAENLLPEVLAALDESARQSDDDPFGGWGAADDELEDTNTLLGAPGLRRPGRPVREFEADDYADEQGRSGNGRQAHGYPGFGPGEGSDSGLGFGPGHEPETGLGPYAGGPDDGPDDSLEDEADDDSDYWASEMGLPEGPALRHLVAEEGGGSYASDQETANDLYGDLRRLDGLGLEGDDPAREGDAGDQRWPGSRRRLP; encoded by the coding sequence ATGGAAAGCGCGAAGGTCGTCCTCGTCACCAACGTCGGCATGGGTTACGGCCGCGCCGTCGCGTTGGCGTACGGGCGGGCCAAGTACCACGTCGTCTGCGCGGACCGCGACGTGGACCTGGCCGCCAAGACCGCCGCCGAGGTCGAGGAGCTCGGCGGCCAAGCGATTCCCATCCAAGCAGACATGACGACGCAGATGGACGTCCTCGCGTCGTATCACAAGGTGATGGAGATCTTCGGGGCCCTGGGCGGCGTGGTCCACCTCGCCTCGCACGTGAGCACCACGCCGTTCGAAGACCTCGCGGAGGCGGAGTTCTTCGAGTTGCTGGCCGAGAACGTACGCTCCACCTACCTGGCGATGAAGGCCGCGGCACGCCTGTTGAGCGGCGGTTGGGTGGTGGTGGTGGCGCCGCCGGCGCTGGACTCCGTGCAGATGCACACCGTGCAGGGCGCGCTGAAGCAGATGGTGGTCGGCTTCAGCCACCGTTTCGCGTACCCGCGCGTGAACCTCGTCATACCCTCGCGGTCCCCGTCCGACCCCCGCCACGACCAGGCGCTGGTCCGGACCGTGCGCTTCCTGGGCTCACCGGAGGCGACGGGTGTGAGCGGGCAGGTCGTCGACGTGGAGCTGCCGCAACCGCCCCGGGTGGCCGAGAACCTCCTTCCCGAGGTGCTGGCCGCACTCGACGAATCGGCACGGCAGTCGGACGACGACCCCTTCGGCGGTTGGGGCGCCGCTGACGACGAGCTCGAGGACACCAACACCCTCCTGGGCGCGCCGGGGCTCAGGCGGCCGGGCCGCCCGGTCCGCGAGTTCGAGGCGGACGACTACGCAGACGAACAAGGACGTTCCGGCAATGGTCGCCAGGCGCACGGCTATCCCGGTTTCGGGCCCGGCGAAGGTTCGGATTCAGGGCTCGGGTTCGGCCCGGGCCACGAGCCGGAAACCGGCCTCGGCCCCTACGCCGGCGGGCCCGACGACGGGCCCGACGACAGCCTCGAGGACGAAGCGGATGACGACTCGGATTACTGGGCCTCCGAGATGGGCCTGCCCGAGGGTCCCGCCCTCAGGCACCTGGTGGCCGAGGAGGGCGGCGGCTCGTACGCCTCGGACCAGGAGACCGCGAACGACCTTTACGGCGACCTCAGGCGACTCGACGGCCTCGGCCTCGAAGGCGACGACCCCGCGCGCGAGGGCGACGCGGGAGACCAGCGCTGGCCCGGTAGCCGGCGCCGGCTACCCTGA
- the accD gene encoding acetyl-CoA carboxylase, carboxyltransferase subunit beta, with the protein MALERWFRRNRPTKKEDDNSPAGLWLKCESCNAQIYRKDLVANTYICPECGHHYRMPVEARIALLADDDSFVPWSGDIEPLDPLEFVDAKPYTERLEAAREKQGRPDAIVTGAALLSGQPVALVVMDFFFMAGSMGSVVGEEIARAAERATDEGRAFVAITASGGARMQEGALSLMQMAKTTVALEGLARKHLPYVSVLTDPTTGGVTASFATLGDIIFAEPGALISFAGPRVIQQTIRQDLPEGFQRAEFLLQKGMVDDVVDRRALKGRIAEVLMLLRGSLPEPEKGVASVAAV; encoded by the coding sequence ATGGCGCTTGAGCGTTGGTTCCGCCGGAACCGCCCCACCAAGAAAGAGGACGACAACAGCCCGGCGGGCCTCTGGCTCAAGTGTGAGAGCTGCAACGCCCAGATCTACCGCAAGGACCTCGTTGCCAACACCTACATCTGCCCCGAGTGCGGCCACCATTACCGCATGCCGGTGGAGGCGCGCATCGCGCTCCTGGCCGACGACGACTCCTTCGTGCCTTGGTCCGGGGACATCGAACCGCTGGACCCGCTCGAGTTCGTCGACGCGAAGCCGTACACGGAACGCCTCGAGGCTGCCCGCGAGAAGCAGGGCCGGCCCGACGCCATCGTGACGGGCGCCGCGCTCCTGAGCGGCCAGCCCGTGGCGCTCGTAGTCATGGACTTCTTCTTCATGGCCGGCTCCATGGGGTCGGTCGTAGGCGAGGAGATAGCCCGCGCCGCCGAGCGCGCTACCGACGAGGGGCGGGCGTTCGTCGCGATCACGGCGTCGGGTGGCGCCCGTATGCAAGAAGGGGCGCTCTCCCTCATGCAGATGGCCAAGACCACCGTGGCGCTCGAGGGGTTGGCGCGTAAGCACCTGCCTTACGTGAGCGTCCTGACCGACCCCACGACGGGCGGTGTCACGGCCTCGTTCGCGACCCTGGGCGACATCATCTTCGCGGAGCCCGGCGCACTCATCTCGTTCGCAGGACCGCGAGTCATACAGCAGACGATCCGCCAAGACCTGCCGGAGGGCTTCCAGCGCGCGGAGTTCCTCCTCCAGAAGGGCATGGTCGACGATGTCGTCGACCGCCGGGCGCTCAAGGGGCGCATCGCCGAGGTGCTGATGCTGCTGCGTGGGAGCCTTCCCGAGCCCGAGAAGGGGGTGGCCAGTGTCGCTGCCGTTTGA
- the rpe gene encoding ribulose-phosphate 3-epimerase, translated as MAKVQLAPSILSADFSRLGEAVAAVAAAGADLVHVDVMDGHFVPNITIGPAVVAAVKRNSELPLDVHLMISEPERYVTDFVEAGASILTVHAEATHHLHRLLGQVREAGAKVGLALNPLTPLDVLEGALPYLDVALVMSVNPGFGGQSFIPASTPRVEAVRRMRDRMNPNCLIEVDGGVNVKTAPLVAAAGADVLVAGSAVFGGHGTVAENVAALRAAVEPQA; from the coding sequence GTGGCAAAGGTTCAGCTCGCCCCATCCATCCTCTCCGCCGACTTCTCGCGCCTGGGCGAGGCCGTGGCAGCGGTCGCCGCTGCAGGCGCGGACCTCGTGCACGTCGACGTCATGGACGGGCACTTCGTGCCGAACATCACCATCGGTCCGGCCGTCGTGGCGGCGGTCAAGCGCAACAGCGAACTGCCGCTGGACGTGCACCTGATGATCTCGGAGCCCGAACGCTACGTGACCGACTTCGTGGAGGCGGGCGCGAGCATCCTGACCGTCCACGCCGAGGCCACCCACCACCTGCACCGGCTGCTGGGGCAGGTGCGTGAGGCGGGGGCCAAGGTCGGGCTGGCGCTCAACCCACTCACCCCGCTCGACGTGCTGGAAGGCGCGCTTCCGTACCTGGACGTGGCCCTGGTCATGAGCGTGAACCCGGGCTTCGGCGGGCAGTCCTTCATCCCAGCGTCGACCCCACGGGTCGAGGCCGTCAGGCGCATGCGAGACCGCATGAACCCCAACTGCCTCATCGAGGTGGACGGCGGCGTGAACGTCAAGACTGCGCCCCTGGTGGCCGCGGCCGGCGCCGACGTGCTGGTGGCCGGCAGCGCCGTGTTCGGTGGTCACGGCACGGTGGCGGAGAACGTGGCCGCGCTGCGTGCGGCCGTGGAGCCCCAGGCCTGA
- a CDS encoding sulfurtransferase yields the protein MGNEPLPYAHPEALVSTDWVDAHPQDSALRIFEVDEDVLLYDRGHVPGALKLDWLTELQRADVRDFIGPEGFASLMEAKGVSNDTTVVLYGDKSNWWAAYAFWFFKYNGHADVRLMDGGRQKWVAEGRKLETTVPSVPRGNYAVPYRDASIRAFAPDVMKHLLEVTHGTGSLVDVRSEPEYTGEKLHMADYPQEGALRGGHIPGAANVPWALAANPDGTFKSAEELESLYAGAGVLRHHDVVAYCRIAERSSHTWFVLKYLLGYPRVRNYDGSWTEWGNMVGVPIKQGREP from the coding sequence ATGGGTAACGAGCCGCTTCCCTACGCCCACCCAGAGGCCCTTGTGAGTACCGATTGGGTGGACGCGCATCCCCAAGACAGCGCCCTACGCATCTTCGAGGTCGACGAGGACGTCTTGCTGTACGACCGGGGGCACGTTCCCGGCGCCCTGAAGCTCGACTGGTTGACGGAACTTCAGCGGGCAGACGTGCGCGACTTCATCGGGCCCGAAGGCTTCGCCTCGCTGATGGAGGCCAAGGGCGTCAGCAACGACACCACCGTCGTCCTTTATGGCGACAAGTCCAACTGGTGGGCGGCCTACGCCTTCTGGTTCTTCAAGTACAACGGCCACGCCGACGTGCGCCTCATGGACGGCGGCAGACAGAAGTGGGTCGCCGAGGGGCGCAAGCTCGAGACCACCGTGCCGAGCGTGCCGCGTGGCAACTACGCCGTGCCGTATAGGGACGCGTCGATCAGGGCCTTCGCGCCGGACGTCATGAAACACCTACTCGAGGTCACCCACGGCACCGGTTCGCTGGTGGACGTCCGCAGCGAGCCCGAGTACACGGGGGAGAAGCTGCACATGGCCGACTACCCGCAAGAGGGCGCGCTTCGCGGTGGTCACATCCCCGGGGCCGCCAACGTGCCGTGGGCGCTCGCGGCCAACCCGGACGGCACCTTCAAGAGCGCCGAGGAGCTCGAGAGCCTGTATGCCGGGGCTGGGGTATTGCGCCACCACGACGTGGTGGCCTACTGCCGGATAGCGGAGCGCTCCAGCCATACCTGGTTCGTGCTCAAGTACCTGCTCGGATACCCCCGCGTGCGCAACTACGACGGTTCCTGGACGGAGTGGGGGAACATGGTGGGCGTGCCGATCAAGCAGGGCCGGGAACCCTGA
- the nrdR gene encoding transcriptional regulator NrdR, with protein MRCPYCSAEDTRVINSRPSDEGAAIRRRRECVACSRRFTTYERAQFEALMVRKRSGRLEAFNPDKLLDKLRIACNKRPVSEKQLREFAYSFEDETGTPEIASEEIGGRVLQFLQDADSVSYIRFLSVYGDFESVDRFIEEIRDLEDRGGAKN; from the coding sequence ATGAGGTGCCCGTACTGTTCCGCCGAGGACACGCGCGTCATCAACTCGCGGCCGTCCGACGAGGGCGCGGCCATCAGGCGGCGGCGGGAGTGCGTGGCCTGCTCGCGCCGCTTCACCACCTACGAGCGCGCCCAGTTCGAGGCGCTCATGGTGCGCAAGCGCTCCGGCCGGCTGGAGGCGTTCAACCCCGACAAGCTCTTGGATAAGCTGCGCATAGCCTGCAACAAGCGGCCGGTGAGCGAGAAGCAGTTGCGCGAGTTCGCTTACTCGTTCGAGGACGAGACGGGCACACCCGAGATCGCCAGCGAGGAGATCGGCGGGCGCGTCCTGCAGTTCTTGCAAGACGCGGACAGCGTCTCTTACATCCGATTCCTGAGCGTCTACGGCGACTTCGAGTCGGTGGACCGCTTCATCGAGGAGATACGAGACCTCGAGGACAGAGGCGGCGCCAAGAACTGA
- a CDS encoding polymer-forming cytoskeletal protein — translation MFRRRNPETEPAPAREPFTYIHQDTVLTGELVAKGRVRVHGKVRGNVRVTGVLEVAESGTVEAERLEADEVKIIGLVRAGQLVVSGKVEIWKGGELVGDVKAAALDIEDGARFTGRSEMTGDAGAGAAPESGGRRREATTAPPRADEPPAGPVDEPPAGPVDEPEAPARTAQPVGELESS, via the coding sequence ATGTTCAGACGACGCAACCCCGAAACCGAACCGGCGCCGGCCCGAGAACCCTTCACCTACATCCACCAAGACACCGTCCTGACCGGCGAGCTGGTCGCGAAGGGCCGCGTGCGCGTGCACGGGAAGGTGCGGGGAAACGTCCGCGTGACCGGCGTGCTGGAAGTGGCGGAGTCCGGGACGGTGGAGGCCGAGAGGCTGGAAGCGGACGAGGTGAAGATCATCGGCCTTGTGAGGGCCGGGCAACTCGTCGTCAGCGGTAAGGTCGAGATCTGGAAGGGCGGTGAGCTCGTGGGGGACGTGAAGGCCGCAGCTCTCGACATCGAAGATGGCGCGCGCTTCACGGGCCGGAGCGAGATGACGGGCGACGCTGGAGCAGGCGCGGCCCCGGAGTCCGGCGGGCGGCGGCGGGAGGCGACAACCGCACCACCACGCGCCGACGAGCCCCCGGCGGGCCCGGTCGACGAGCCCCCGGCGGGCCCGGTCGACGAGCCGGAGGCCCCCGCCCGGACGGCGCAACCGGTCGGCGAGCTGGAGTCGAGCTAG
- a CDS encoding exonuclease SbcCD subunit D C-terminal domain-containing protein codes for MKLLHTADWHAGRNLHGVDRTAEVRAALSEVAELAKVEAVDLVVVAGDVYDNRNPSAAAEEAVYDFFLEVSGAGIPSVVIAGNHDSPQRLDAVGSVLRLANVHVVGAYRPAGAGGAFELDLGGERVRVAALPFLSERRMIAAANLIEWGPGEQHDQYRQVMRKLVDNLTGDMDGSSVNLLLMHTTFEGATLANSEYVFHSTNAYTVPASIVPEAVSYAALGHIHKPQAVQGLAENKARYPGSLLQLDFGEAGDARSVVLAELAAGRPTEYRLHQLAAGKPLKRVVASEEELERRVLELASFDGWLKLVVRLQRPRPGLKERLQQDLPNLLLVEQQLPGEEEDDEAFDLEALSLVDSFREYLRTERGDQGQDELVKLFEKLHDEVTP; via the coding sequence ATGAAGCTGCTCCATACGGCCGACTGGCATGCCGGGCGGAACCTTCACGGCGTCGACCGCACGGCCGAGGTGCGCGCTGCCCTGTCCGAGGTCGCCGAGCTGGCCAAGGTCGAGGCGGTGGACCTCGTGGTCGTCGCCGGAGACGTCTACGACAACCGCAACCCCAGCGCGGCGGCCGAGGAGGCCGTCTACGACTTCTTCCTCGAGGTCTCGGGCGCCGGCATCCCCAGCGTGGTCATCGCCGGCAACCACGACTCACCGCAGCGGCTGGACGCCGTGGGGAGCGTGCTGCGGCTCGCCAACGTGCACGTGGTGGGAGCCTACCGGCCCGCCGGCGCCGGCGGCGCGTTCGAGCTGGACCTCGGTGGCGAGCGCGTGAGGGTGGCGGCGTTACCGTTCCTATCCGAGCGCCGCATGATCGCTGCCGCCAACCTGATCGAGTGGGGCCCGGGCGAACAGCACGACCAGTACCGCCAGGTCATGCGCAAGCTGGTCGACAACTTGACGGGAGACATGGACGGCAGCTCCGTCAACCTGCTGCTCATGCACACGACGTTCGAGGGCGCCACGCTCGCCAACTCCGAGTACGTGTTCCACAGCACGAACGCGTACACGGTCCCGGCGTCGATAGTGCCCGAAGCCGTCTCCTACGCCGCCCTCGGCCACATCCACAAGCCGCAGGCGGTGCAGGGCCTGGCCGAGAACAAGGCGCGCTACCCCGGGAGCCTCCTGCAGCTCGACTTCGGCGAGGCCGGCGACGCCCGCAGCGTGGTGCTCGCGGAGTTGGCGGCCGGCCGCCCGACGGAGTACCGCCTGCACCAGCTGGCGGCCGGCAAGCCGCTCAAGCGCGTCGTCGCCTCGGAGGAAGAGCTCGAACGGCGCGTCCTAGAGCTGGCGAGTTTCGACGGCTGGCTCAAGCTCGTCGTGCGTTTGCAGCGGCCACGCCCGGGGCTCAAGGAGCGGCTGCAGCAGGACCTTCCCAACCTGCTGCTGGTCGAGCAGCAGCTGCCCGGCGAGGAGGAGGACGACGAGGCGTTCGACTTGGAGGCCCTCTCATTGGTGGACTCCTTCCGCGAGTACCTCCGAACCGAACGCGGCGACCAGGGGCAAGACGAGCTCGTGAAGCTGTTCGAGAAGCTGCACGACGAGGTCACGCCTTGA
- a CDS encoding SMC family ATPase has product MTPVKLELEGFTCYRQRAVIDWSASEVELFAVTGPTGAGKSTLLDAITYALYGQTPRLGGRGLESLLSPGATAMFVQLTFRAARGLFRVTRAAQRKPSGVATEVRVEKADVNAVATGGWQQLPESERVREANRLIEEIVGLDYSGFTRAVLLPQGAFDEFLRGDAGERRRLLVALLGLDRVERVRELASRLGREAEAVAGALNTRLEEDYKEVSAAAVRSLQDRKLELEAAAKESGAALLERERSLAVARERARLERALDALSLRLERLTAAAPTVAALDAELEAARRAHMLTPAINAQAKAEERALVAAAELERAAADATARAAEAEAANREVEAARALLEQRAPLIERELAALQEVAPALARLRTLGGGLELAPGAARAGWLDEDAWNALQVAEGQLPALVRVVAAMEAAERRLAAAKKAEAAALTRVAALTSDLERRTREGTQLQAEAARLTAAHHAALREDAAATVRAHVHVGDPCPVCGNVVTALAEAGELSEVAAAEEAAKAAEARLNEARTAYSQARADLEGAKARHEAAGTAVSEAIAAAEAAAEARAEAVERLQGALGSAGSAGELDVKRVEEALRGARLEALAAHARAILDFLGAAGVVVADPAAFEPEEYAEVLKSGLAGTRAALEAAASRLAQAERLAARAAADRDNAASRATQARSDAQAAAAAVATAAAAGGFADLAEARAAVRGEQRMEELAVRVGEHRQELNTAQRSEVELRAELAKQPLLPDPERLGPIGLAERLGQELEEARERRTELAAELATVEDRLATAAERLERKRQLSSDLAAQRGQAEIHKQLALDLRSDRFQEYLMTRVQQRLARRASAIIRSVTDGRFDLHLLDGDYLVADAWAGGELRSARTLSGGESFVASLGLALALSDTLAGNAALGALFLDEGFGTLDRATLESVTTVLESLTSEGRMVGVITHVPELSERLPARLVVTKGQGGSTVAWDA; this is encoded by the coding sequence TTGACGCCCGTCAAGCTCGAACTCGAGGGCTTCACCTGCTACCGGCAGCGGGCCGTCATCGATTGGAGCGCCTCCGAAGTGGAGCTGTTCGCCGTCACCGGGCCCACCGGCGCCGGCAAGTCCACGCTCCTCGACGCCATCACGTACGCCCTGTACGGCCAGACGCCAAGGCTCGGCGGCCGCGGCCTGGAATCGTTGTTGAGCCCTGGAGCCACCGCGATGTTCGTGCAGCTCACCTTCCGCGCCGCTCGCGGCCTGTTCCGGGTGACGCGGGCCGCGCAGCGCAAGCCTTCCGGGGTGGCGACGGAAGTACGGGTAGAGAAAGCCGACGTGAACGCGGTCGCCACCGGTGGGTGGCAGCAGTTGCCAGAGAGCGAGCGGGTGCGCGAGGCGAACAGGCTCATCGAGGAGATCGTCGGCCTCGACTACTCGGGATTCACCCGCGCCGTCCTCCTCCCCCAGGGAGCCTTCGACGAGTTCCTGCGTGGCGATGCCGGTGAGCGGCGCCGCCTGCTCGTCGCGCTGCTCGGGCTCGACAGGGTGGAGCGCGTGCGTGAGCTGGCGAGCAGGCTCGGCCGCGAGGCCGAGGCGGTGGCCGGTGCCCTCAATACGCGGCTCGAGGAGGACTACAAGGAGGTGAGCGCGGCGGCGGTCCGGTCGCTCCAGGACCGAAAGCTCGAGCTCGAGGCGGCGGCCAAGGAGTCGGGCGCCGCCCTGCTGGAGCGGGAACGGTCGCTGGCCGTGGCCAGGGAGCGCGCCAGGTTGGAGCGTGCGCTCGACGCCCTGAGCCTCCGCCTCGAGAGGCTGACTGCAGCGGCGCCGACCGTGGCGGCGCTGGACGCCGAGCTGGAGGCGGCGCGCCGCGCGCACATGTTGACGCCCGCCATCAACGCGCAGGCCAAGGCCGAAGAGCGCGCCCTGGTGGCCGCGGCGGAACTCGAACGCGCGGCGGCCGACGCAACCGCGCGCGCCGCGGAGGCCGAGGCGGCGAACCGCGAGGTCGAAGCGGCGCGGGCCCTGCTGGAGCAGCGGGCGCCGCTCATTGAGCGCGAGTTGGCCGCGTTGCAGGAAGTGGCGCCCGCCCTCGCCCGGTTGCGCACGTTGGGCGGCGGGCTGGAGCTCGCCCCCGGCGCGGCGCGTGCCGGCTGGCTCGACGAGGACGCGTGGAACGCCCTACAGGTAGCCGAGGGGCAACTGCCGGCGCTGGTCCGCGTGGTGGCCGCCATGGAGGCGGCGGAGCGGCGCCTGGCAGCGGCCAAGAAGGCCGAGGCGGCCGCCCTCACGCGCGTGGCGGCACTCACCAGCGACCTCGAGCGGCGGACCCGGGAGGGCACGCAACTGCAGGCCGAGGCGGCACGGCTCACCGCGGCTCACCATGCGGCGCTGCGCGAAGACGCCGCGGCCACTGTCAGGGCGCACGTCCACGTTGGCGATCCCTGCCCAGTTTGCGGCAACGTCGTGACCGCGTTGGCGGAGGCAGGAGAGCTTTCGGAGGTGGCTGCCGCCGAGGAGGCCGCCAAGGCGGCGGAAGCCCGGCTGAACGAGGCCAGGACCGCCTACAGCCAGGCGAGAGCCGACCTCGAGGGCGCCAAGGCGAGGCACGAGGCCGCGGGTACAGCCGTTTCCGAGGCGATCGCCGCCGCCGAGGCCGCCGCCGAGGCGCGAGCGGAGGCGGTCGAGCGGTTACAGGGTGCGCTGGGTTCCGCGGGTTCCGCCGGCGAGCTCGATGTGAAACGCGTCGAGGAGGCACTGAGGGGTGCGCGCCTGGAAGCGCTGGCCGCTCACGCGCGGGCGATCCTCGACTTCCTGGGGGCGGCCGGAGTGGTCGTCGCCGACCCGGCGGCGTTCGAGCCTGAAGAGTATGCCGAGGTGCTGAAGAGCGGCCTGGCGGGAACCAGGGCGGCGCTGGAGGCGGCCGCGTCCAGACTCGCCCAGGCCGAACGCCTGGCGGCGCGTGCCGCCGCCGACCGCGACAACGCGGCGAGCCGCGCCACTCAGGCGCGCAGCGACGCCCAGGCCGCGGCCGCCGCCGTGGCAACGGCCGCGGCCGCCGGGGGCTTCGCCGACCTCGCCGAGGCGCGCGCCGCGGTGCGTGGCGAGCAGCGGATGGAGGAGCTTGCCGTCCGCGTGGGCGAGCACAGGCAGGAACTCAACACCGCCCAGCGCTCGGAGGTGGAGCTCCGGGCCGAGTTGGCGAAGCAACCCCTGCTGCCCGACCCGGAACGACTCGGCCCGATCGGCCTGGCGGAAAGGCTGGGGCAGGAGTTGGAGGAGGCACGCGAGCGGCGCACGGAGCTGGCGGCAGAACTGGCCACCGTGGAGGACCGGTTGGCAACGGCCGCGGAACGCCTGGAGCGCAAGAGGCAACTGAGCAGCGACCTGGCCGCGCAGCGCGGCCAGGCGGAGATCCACAAGCAGCTCGCCCTCGACCTGCGAAGCGACCGCTTCCAGGAGTACTTGATGACGCGGGTGCAGCAGCGGCTGGCGCGGCGCGCCTCGGCCATCATCCGCAGCGTCACGGACGGGCGCTTCGACCTTCACCTGCTCGACGGCGATTACCTCGTCGCCGACGCCTGGGCGGGCGGCGAGCTGCGCAGCGCCAGGACCCTGTCGGGGGGCGAGAGCTTCGTCGCGAGCCTCGGCCTGGCGCTGGCGCTATCCGACACGCTCGCCGGCAACGCCGCGCTCGGCGCGCTGTTCCTCGACGAGGGCTTCGGCACCTTGGACCGGGCCACCTTGGAGAGCGTGACCACGGTCCTCGAGTCGTTGACCAGCGAGGGGCGCATGGTGGGCGTCATCACGCACGTCCCCGAACTCAGCGAACGCCTGCCCGCGAGGCTGGTGGTGACGAAGGGCCAGGGCGGCTCGACCGTGGCCTGGGACGCCTGA
- a CDS encoding acetyl-CoA carboxylase carboxyltransferase subunit alpha gives MSLPFERPIDELEAKIRDMRAYAGQQEIDLGSEIEALQGRLDGLKRETYDNLTRWQRVQVARAPGRPTGLDYLQHAFEGFVELHGDRNLGDDPAIVTGLARLGGSSVVVIAQQKGRDTKENIHRNFGMSHPSGYRKAMRMFDLADKFRLPVISLIDTPGAYPGLAAEEQGQAWVIAESIQRMARLKVPAVSVVIGEGGSGGALAIGVANRVLILENAIYSVISPESCAAILWRDAGEAEKAAEALRITARDLMALGVVDRVIAEPLGAAHNNRDAAMELVKQALIEELALLAPLTPEQLLDSRYRRFRSLGSFQAVA, from the coding sequence GTGTCGCTGCCGTTTGAGAGGCCGATCGACGAACTAGAGGCGAAGATCCGCGACATGCGGGCCTACGCCGGCCAGCAGGAGATCGACCTGGGCAGCGAGATCGAGGCGCTGCAGGGCCGCCTCGACGGCCTCAAGCGCGAGACCTACGACAACCTCACGCGCTGGCAGCGGGTCCAGGTGGCTCGTGCCCCCGGCCGGCCGACGGGTCTCGATTACCTGCAGCACGCCTTCGAGGGCTTCGTGGAGCTTCACGGCGACCGCAACCTGGGCGACGACCCCGCCATCGTCACGGGGCTTGCGCGCCTGGGCGGGTCCAGCGTGGTCGTCATCGCCCAGCAGAAGGGCCGCGACACGAAGGAGAACATCCACCGGAACTTCGGCATGAGCCACCCGAGCGGTTACCGCAAGGCCATGCGCATGTTCGACCTGGCCGACAAGTTCCGGCTGCCCGTCATCTCGCTGATCGACACGCCGGGCGCGTACCCCGGGCTGGCCGCCGAGGAGCAGGGACAGGCGTGGGTCATCGCCGAGAGCATCCAGCGCATGGCGCGCCTGAAAGTGCCGGCCGTTAGCGTGGTGATAGGGGAAGGTGGCTCCGGTGGCGCCCTTGCCATCGGGGTGGCCAACAGGGTGTTGATTCTCGAGAACGCCATCTACTCGGTCATCAGCCCCGAGTCCTGCGCGGCGATCCTCTGGCGTGACGCGGGCGAGGCCGAGAAGGCCGCCGAGGCGTTACGCATCACGGCCCGGGACCTGATGGCTCTGGGCGTCGTCGACCGCGTCATCGCCGAGCCGCTCGGCGCCGCTCACAACAACCGCGACGCGGCCATGGAACTCGTGAAGCAGGCCCTGATCGAGGAACTGGCTCTGCTGGCGCCACTGACGCCCGAGCAACTGCTCGACTCGCGCTACCGCCGCTTCAGGTCATTGGGGAGTTTCCAGGCGGTCGCCTGA